ATATCATATTAGAAGGAAAtgcataaatttgtttttaaaatatattggtaaGTGGTTGGAAGAACAATTTCACTGCCTTGGATAGATTCATTCTTTCTGGTGACCATTGACAGTGATACAGAAAGTGATTAGGAATCTGAAAATTGTGCAAACTACGATTGTCACTAAAACGGGATGAGGGGAAAATCCTACTTCTAACCCATCCTGCAGctctttttttaccttaaataaaatataattacctaAATCTTCTGACCTGATTTCTTACATTACTGTTCTGGACATGGTCATGCTAATCTAAATCTGCAGGTTTGCCTGCACCAATGAGTCCCCAACAGTCTCCCTTGCACTGACGCCACTGCTGCTGCATTCTCTTTTGTATCCTAAGAGAACCCCACCACTGAACAGCCAATAGAAACATCCAAAATGCAGGCAATGAACACATGAAGAATAACCACCATTTTCTATATACAGAAAATGAGACAGGACCGGAGCATCTTGTGTCGGCAGTGTTAGGTGAGTATAAAGGGCATTGAGATCAGAGTGGGGGAAGGTTTATTTGTCTGGAGATTAGCTTTATTGGATGGAGATGCAAATCGTTCTGTGATTAGAAGcatgtttctctttttacaattttatttgctCCTTATTATCCTTCTTGATTATCTGTGCATTTGCCTTAACCAGCATCTGGAGCAATCATACTAATTACCCCTCTGGATCCCCAAATTTCATCTGTCCAGAACACCTTTTGTTCAAAATACAGGACTCTGataaaggagggggggggggctctttACATGTCCGAAATGCGTTGGATTTGTATGTACATAGGATTCAGGATACATTTTACTGTGGACTTTGTGTTCTGCTTTTGGCACTTTTCTTCTTGCATATGCAGTCCTTATCTAAGCAAGGGGCCAACCTTGGCTCCCATTTCTGCCTATTGAGAACCTTTCCTTTTACACTGTTTTAGACCTAAATACAATACGACATTCATCACCCAAGGACTGGTTTACACAAAATAGGTTCCAGGGCAAATATAGGGGCCCCAAATGCATAGCATTCCAGttccctgcaccccctgccaaTCTGTCAGGTGGGATTCTCAAGAAGAAGGGAACTtggacaattgcccagtttgctctGCCATTTAACCAGTCTTGCCAGCACCCCCACCTTTCTTCGATTATCCCTATATTCTGTCTGTGCCATCACTAAGTATAATGCTTCTTAAAGGGGTCTGCAAAAATCAGCCCAAATTTGGAGTTTTTCTTGCACTTTTGTAAAGTTTACCAAGCTGGCCAGATTATTTTCAGTTTCACACTCACTCTGGATTTGTGGTAAAGCCTTTAAATCTCCAATCTGCAGGCACAAGCTGTGACCCCCCTAGGGATTGGGGAGCTCATATAATGATCTGTCATTCTGTGCCCTCTGTAGGAGGCTGCCCTCCCAGCTGTCAGGATATTTGTGTATCAATAGGCTGGGTGAATGTCCTGCCTGATACACTGGATTACAATTGGTGCGAGTCTGTCATTTGTCACTGGTTTGTGTGCTTTAATGACGGGTCAGGATTGGTAAGGTTTTAATTGTGAAGATTCAATTTACATCTCTTTCAGAGTGCGGTCACACTTCTGAAATGCATTTTAACTGTGGGGAAAAGCAAATTGCAAAAAGTCtagttttgcagtaaaaaaaatctccctttGACTTCCTGAGTATAAGAGTTTGTGTAAActcaattactaaaatctcatagaAAGATAGGCATTAATGTGTAaattcaaaagttgttttcaaacaTATGcagaattcaataaaataaacctttttaggTACTTCCTGTTAGAGGGTGACAATGATCTGTCCAAATCTGCAAACTGTGctccagcattgtcaccctgccacACAGCTTCGAATAGCGAATGCAAGTGGCTTATTTTTTCCAATGTTGTCACCTTAAGATGCCATACAGCAGTCGCTGAAGTACATGTAGACAGGATTTTAGGATTTAGAAACTCTGGTACTGGTAGTTCTCGGTGCATGGTAAGACAAGATCTTGCTGTACAGTCCTCCTCTTCCTAAACTTTATCCTCACCATTATTtccctaacttttattttttgacacacaaggcgttttttttttgtgccaaagGCTAGCAGTCTGGTCAAAAGACACCAGAACCCAAATTACTGATCTgatttgtatattaataaaacaacatatatCATTTCCTGATATGAATAAACTCCAGTTGGTTGATACGTGTCACCTGCACCCTAAATATCCTTGTGACTGCcttattattatgctttttttatttggttgttttGATATCTTTCTGTCCATGTTatcctgtttatatttttgtatttaactctttatcaaaaatattgttAAGTGCAAAcccagaaaaataaaggaaaacaaaataattattatattattactattatacatGATTATTATGCCCAGCATATTTTTAGCAGTGTTGCAgtccttttctttctctgtttctCTTCTCTCCATTCTCTTCCTACCtcttctctcctttttcttttccccctcttctctctttttctcttttccccctcttatctcctctcttctccccttcccctcttctcttctcctcttctctccttttaACTTGtctccttcttctcttctcctcCCCCGATCCTTCTCTTCTATCCCTCTTATCCTCTTAttctttttcttcccttcttctcttctctccctaTTATATAATCTTCTCTTCCTTTTATCTTCtcatctcttctttttctccctcttctcctttttttcttattttctattgcTATTTCTGCTGTCCCCTCTCCTCTTTTACCCTTCCCCACCTCtttcctctcccctctctcttctctACAACCTCCCTCTCCCGTTTGCTCTTCCTCTCCCTTTCCTCTTATTTCCTTCTTTATAGCAGGTAATGAAACCTGGAGGTTACTAAGcattaaaagacataaaaagagcTGCTACTTTAGAACGACACCAATTTCCTAAGTGAGAGGTTTAAAATAACATTCctcaataaatatgaaaatatttgataGGATTATCAGAGCACAAGGCATTCTAAATGAAGGTCATACTGATGGCATTCTATCTCCAAATCCCGGAAAATAAAATGCCAGGTGTCATCCTGTTGCCCACATTAGTAGCTGATCTGGCACTATACATATGGCATATGCTGCTTGCTTTAAATATACGAGTGCATCATATGTGTATTAgtaaatgtttgctgttttatgaatttgtttttaatttaaaagtaattttgcttgTTCTCTCTTGCAGGTGCTCTTCAGTCTTGGACAGGAATCGAACAGGAAAAGCCATCTTAACCCCACTCGTTCTGGGTTCTACAGCTGGCATCTTGGCATAGACATGGATCAGAGAGGTGTTCTGGCACTGGCTGTTTGTCAGATTGTTCTCGGACTCCTGAACAGCCCGTTAGCAGAATCTTCATCTCCGGTGATCGAATGCCCACAACTCTGCGTCTGTGGGAACCGCCCCTGGTTCACGCCACAGTCCACCTACCGCGAGGCCAAAACTGTGGACTGCAATGACCTTCGCTTGACTAGGATTCCAGTGAACCTTTCTATAGATACCCAGGTGCTTCTGCTACAAAGCAACAACATTGAACGGACTAACGGAGAACTGCAACAGCTAGCTAACCTGACAGAACTTGATCTTTCTCAGAATAACATCACCTCCATCCAGGATGTGGGTTTGTCCAATCTTAGTCAGCTCACGACTCTGCATCTGGAGGAGAATCAGATAATTGAGATGACTGATTACTGTTTGCAAGATTTGACCAACTTGGAGGAGCTCTACATTAACCATAACCAGTTGAGCTCCATCTCACCGAGTGCCTTCTCAGGTTTGCGCAATCTGCTCCGTCTACACCTAAATTCTAACAAACTACGGATTATCGACAGTCGTTGGTTTGAATTCACCCCCAATCTGGAGATACTTATGATTGGGGAGAACCCTGTGATTGGGATTTTGGATTTGAACTTCAAACCTCTAAGCAATTTGCGAAGTTTGGTCTTAGCAGGGATGTACCTAAGTGACATCCCAGGGAATGCTTTTCTAGGACTGGATAACCTGGAGAGTTTGTCTTTCTATGACAATAAATTAAGCAAAGTGCCACAAGGAGCTTTACAGAAATTGCCCAACTTAAAATTTTTAGATCTCAATAAAAATCCAATCAGAAAGGTGCAAGAAGGAGACTTCAAAAACATGTTACGTTTGAAGGAGCTGGGAATCAACAATATGGCTGAGTTAGTTTCTCTTGACCGGTACGCTTTAGACAATCTCCCTGAActaacaaagcttgaagccacaAACAATCCAAAACTGTCCTACATCCACCGTTCGGCCTTTCGTAATGTGCCTACCCTTGAGAGCTTGATGCTGAATAATAATGCACTAAACTCTGTCTACAAGGGGACGGTAGAGTCCCTCCCGAATCTTCGTGAGATCAGCATCCATAGCAATCCTCTGCGCTGTGATTGCGTCCTGCACTGGATGGGCTCCAACCAAACCACCATTCGTTTTATGGAGCCGCTGTCCATGTTTTGTGCCCTGCCCCCAGAATATCGAGGCCAACCTGTAAAAGAAGCCCTGGCTCAGGACCCCACTGGAGAACAATGTCTGCCCATGATTGCCCAAGATACATTCCCAAGCCACCTCAACTTGGACCTGGGGATGACTGTTGCTTTAGACTGCAGAGCTATGGCAGAACCAGAACCAGAAATATATTGGGTTACCCCCTTGGGACACAAGGTCACAACAGAGACTCTATCTGATAAATTTCATCTGAGTGATGAAGGCACACTTCAAATCAAAAATGTTCAAGTGGAAGATTCAGGCCGGTACACATGTGTGGCACAAAATTCAGAAGGAGCAGACACAAGGGTTGCCACACTTCGTATCAATGGAACCCTTCTAGATGGGTCACAGGCTCTAAGACTGTATGTTCAGCAAACAGAGGCCAGTTCTGTCCTGGTGTCATGGAAGGTTAGCTCCAGTGTTTTGGCTTCCAATCTCAAATGGTCCTCGGCCACCATGAGGATTGACAACCCTCACATTACCTATACAGCCCGGGTTCCTGCTGATGTTCATGAGTACAATCTGACCCACCTTCAACCTGCCACAGAGTATGAGGTGTGTCTAACCGTATCTGGCTTACACCAACAAGCTCAGCGGGCTTGCATTAACGTCACCACCAAGGGGACTTCCTACTCATTGGCTGTCACAGACCAGGAGACCAGTGCGGCTTTGGCTGCCGTCATGGGTTCTATCTTCGCCCTCATCAGTTTTGCTTCTGTTTCAGTTTATGCAGCCAAAAGATTCCAGAGGAAAAACTATCGCCATTCCCTGAAGaaatacatgcaaaaaacatCATCAATTCCACTCAATGAGCTGTATCCACCCCTCATCAGCCTGTGGGAAGGTGACAGCGAGAAGGACAAAGAAGGGACAGTAGAAGGCAAAACCTCCCAGGTAGACACCACCCGAAGTTACTACATGTGGTAACTCATGCAATACGAACATTTCAATGAGCACAAAGACTGGAAACACCTACAACAcgctcttctttctttctttaccttccccttttctgttcctttttacttttgacttttttttcttgtttgtataaaatgaaTGCGCTGCCTGGCCAAAATATGATGAAAGGCTGCCAAATGCTCTCTATTGACGTTTTCCTCAAGAAATGAAGGCTCCACGTTTCAGCATGAAGATGCTTGTCAATTAGATTATTATTGAACGTCAATTTAATCCCTGCTCTAAGTCCATGCCGCGGGCCACGTCTGCTACTTTTTAAAGTGCCATCTCATCATTACCTTTCTTAATTGAACCCTTGAGATGGAGAGTTTGAATAACACTGCAAATTCCCACTGTTCATTAGCGAGATTAAAAATTGCTTAGTCCACTCTGGCTTTGACCATTACAGACAATTATACATGAGAGGCATTTCCTGCGTTAGAAGAATGGGATCTTTATATGGCTGGATCATGGTGAGGTTGGTGGTAGGATATGCTTTACATTTACCCTTCTGCTCCAAAGCCCGGAAAACTTTAGCTGCACAGTTGTGGTCCTCCAAGTGGTCCTTCAACTCTTCTTCTTTCCCCATAATGCTCTTATTCAGAAATCTTTGAGATTTTTACCAACAACCAGCCAGTTACATCAATGTCTGCATAGGATGGATGCATTCTGGTGACCAAACTAtacaaataaagatataaattacAGGGGGAGGGTAATAGAAAACATATTATAACCTCCCCCATCTCCTCTTGGTCAACTTgctatcttaaaattctttattaaagaaaatttgcCACTTTGTTATCATCTTGAAGAAAGTTACAATTTCTAATGTGCATTATTAATCAGTTGTCAACTTTTAGGATTGCCTTGTTGTAAAACTATCCTCTATACCTCCATTCTCCATCATGCTGCAACATGCTGGTAAAATAAATGTGACTTCCCTCTGAAGAGTCCAGCAGCTGAAACAGCAGGCGCCTAGCATGTAGCCCTTGAGGCGAATGGTAATTCATTTGGCATCGATCAATACAAACTTCCATTATGTTTTAGGCTCAGTTTTTATATTGATGTGGCAGTGCTGCCCTAGGATGCAGCGCGACTCAAAACATTGTCCTCCAAGAATGACAGAATTTGCAAAAAGCCATCGTTTTACTAGTTCTGAGGAGCCTTCAACCAGCGAAACTCAATGAGAtagaataatctgcagaatattgtTCAAATCTACACCTTTTGACTTTGCATGGCTGCAGAAGAGTCATGGAACCATCATCAAAAGGGCCAAAATCTAAACAGATCCGGACTGTATACAGATGAATCCTTGGCAGCATTAGAGACTTTGGCCAGGCCGCGTATTTTTTGGCTTTGCTGACTGACAGCAGAGTGAAATATTTTGGACTAGATTATTTTGGTTATTCTAGTATAGCGTATCGCACCATTTATTTGGGTTGATTTTATTCCTCCCAATtcttagtttttttaatttttggggctTTCCAATTTCACCGTTTTTTCCAAACCTTTTGAAAAGGGCTGACTTTATTGACAAGCCAGTCCCACTTTGGTAACACTTGTTGAATTGGCATGGGAAGAGCTTTGGAGGTTATGCCCGGAGAGTGAGGAGCCAAGCCCAGCGCGATGGATTCTTCTCCGCCAAACAAGTGAACTGACTGTATCGTTGTATCAACCTCTTCTCTGGAATTTTTGGACTTATGGGGAACCTAAAAGTGACCCCCTTTTGTAGTAGAAGATAAAGCTTCCTTCTAGAGCTTTTAGAGCAATACACCCTCTCTGCACCTGAGAGAGTCCAGTGCATCCCTTCTATACCCTAGGAGgctgttttggtaaaaaaatgctatttcttAGAAATCATGACATCTTTGAGATTCCCAAAGATGGTGGGTTATAGTGCCTGTGGTTATAGCGCTGGCCTTCTGTGTATCTGGCTCCTAGTGAATTGAAAGAAATGGCTTCCCATGCCCTGCTTCGCCACATTTTAATTCTCTAGGACCTAGTGCCACGACTGCCCTGCTCTGTCTTTCTTCtccttaaaagtaaaattttgagGTCAAAGTCttgcaaaaaacatcaaaaataggTTAGGCTGGTATAGGCTGGTAGTTATTTTGAAAGCCGGCTATCAGAAAATCGATTGTCTCACGAGAATGAAACTTAAAAAAGCTTGCCAACGCTGCAGCTGAGAGAAGCTCTTTGTAAAAAAGGGTCACAGGTTTCAGAATCTAAAACCTGCATAGTCTTAAAGGGAAACTGCTGTGGTCACAAATTTAAGACGCAGATAACAACTTAATGTAAATTTAGCCATACTTGTTAGTAAGGTCAAACTTGACACCTGAGCCTGATTTTGGCCCATGCGTTGCAGTAACATAATGTCATGTGTTTCCATTTTAATTACACCCCAATGCAGCTAGCCCCGGCACCATAACATAAGTACATTTTAGGGCATCATTTTGCATTGTGCAATATCACCTGCGTTGTAGCGTGAGAATATTCAAAATAATGCGATGCTTCATTGCATTGTACATCAATACACAAAATACTGCACACTAACATCATGAACACTTGAATGAGCCCCTCAATAGACTTAATCGGGGCAAATTGATAACTTCTATTCTTGTTTCCCTTTATCACTATcagctttgtgattggctgccgCCGCTAATGACCGTTTCCAGAGATGACATGTAGGAGAACTCCAGGAAAAAATGCTAGATGCAATCATCGGTATAAAAATTGATAAAGTGAATTATTTTGTGTcattattaaacacaaataatttgTCAGCACTGAGCTGCTTCTGTAGCATTGAATTGAGCATTGCACACAATGAAATTCAGCCCAGCAGTTTCTACTTGGTTACAGAGAAATAGTTTTTTAACCTGATGTTTGCAAATATTGATGCTGTTCCTGTTAACAAATAATGGGTATCACACCGACCCAATTACCTGGAGTTCTCCTTGCAGTAGAAGGATCGGGGGTGTAAAGGTGAATAAACCTGGGCAATATAAATTGAGCGTGTGATGAATACAAATCCAGAAGCAGAAACTTATTATCCAAATTATCAGATCTGGAAATATGGTCAGCTGATGCTCTGTGCAATCTGTTCCTTGGGTACAGTTCTGATGCCTCCTGCTTTCCTATTGCCTGTTTATTTAATAGGGGGTCTTCACTGACCAATAGGAAGGCCTGAGAGGTCGTTCTAAGTCCCCATTGACTGGAAACTTCAAAAACTGCACAGAACTTCAGCTGCAGGTCTCCTACAGATGACCCAGACCTATGCAGATCTTCTTTGCACTCTGAATTTGGATTGACCAGGTTTCTGGTaagttttgtaagaaaaaaagtgcagctgAGCGAACGCTTTTCATTTCCTCGGCAtatttagactttttaaaaagtaaCGCATTATAAGACGCATAGAGACCTCAGGAAGAGATCGTACTTCACCCCAATGCAAGCATCTCACCCGCATGTCTACACCGCCAGACCCGGTCGATCGCTTCCCTTCTGCACATCACCTGACTTCTAGCGCATGTCACATGATCAAAGCACAATTCTGCAGATGCGAAAAAAAGTCACTACACACAATAGAGCCCTAGAGATCCAATATGGAGATAGCCGCTAGATTCACTTTATTCTGTACAACACTGCTGTTTTCTATatcaagaaataaataaatcctgtttttcaCACTGCGCTGCTTTTCTTCATTTAATGAAATtaagaaatctgtaaaaaatgttaattcttACCTGAATCTAGTCTGTAGATATGGATGTAGTCCCTGTTAGCAATTTGTGAACTGGGAGGGGGGTCTGTATTATAGTCACATGaccagtaaaagaaaatctgcttGCTCCATTATTTTCAtggacattaatattattattattattattaagcagtatttatatagcgccaacatattccacagcccTGTACATTGAATATGGGTTGCAATGGTAGGAAttcctctccaagactggagaagatagactatcaagggaggacctgggtgatccagcaaaccttgaatgaatctggtccaaggatacaaacatttgccaaataataggacaTTAATTttgatcccccaggttcacccatcaCAATTTTGCATGAGACAGAGATGATttcaccagtctgctgcaggcaggaagaagcatttcctcaatcCCCCCATACAGTGCTCACAATGCAACATTGTCACTTTGTATCTAAGGTGAGAAGTCACTTTTAATGCATTTCTAATAATAGGGGGTGGTGAGGAGGAAAGCCTGAGCTGTTCCCATACACATTGGGCCACTGAGACCTTTCTACGAAGGTGAATTAGAGACATGTGATCAATACAGTGAGATCTACAGCTTGGGCCACGCCATCTGTCTCTGTTATGTGGTTGTTTTGGGGCCCGGAAATGATTTTCCGCCTTTCCTATCTCTCCCTGGACCTCTCAGAGGCCTAAATGTGGGAAGATAAAAATGCATCAAATGTGATGGCGGGATCGCAGAAAGACTCATATTGGGATAAATCACCTGCCCGTCGGGAGGCAAAGGACAAAAGGAGCACCAGAAGGACAGGAGGGCTGATAAATGGCGCTGCTGGCTGCCATTGAGCATTGTTATTGTCCGGCCTGCAAAAGAGAAATTGAAGATAATAAAACAGCCAAATTTCGCACAAAGTCAGCTTTATGTTCTTGTTGGGGGGTTGGAGGGTAGGACTGCCCCCTAGGGGTGAGATTGGACAGCCAGGAAAGTTGTCACAGCTGCTGCAAATTGGGGTCACCAGTTCCTCAATGGATTCTTCATATTGTAGAGTGAATCAATGGGGATTCCAATATAATTCTCAATGGGGGATGGTTGGGTAATACTGATCGGGTAGATTCAGATGAATAACTTGACCCATCATCAAATCACATCTATTCTGGCCTTGGATCAGTATCGTAGTTCCAATCCAACATTGCTATCCCTGCCATGGACAAGATTTTAGGCTGGTGAATAATGACAGCTTTCACCATCCAGCGGCCGGATTTGCTGACCTGTATCTTAATCGCGATTTGCaggcttttaaaaaaactgaagtcCTGGATCTAACTCCAATTCAATCCAAGTTGGAATTGTTTGGCTCTATATATTAATGGTTACCTTGTCAATTCGCTGTAGATttgtccctatttaatatacagctctgcataatatgttggcgctatataaatcctgtttattaataataataatatgaattcgTTCATCATTTCCCttacacagatagcatttccttttgtgacagctgtgcactgtTGAGatttgccactagatggcagaacaagtcatttttaataggaactgaaaggatacACTGAGAGATTCGACCATTTATCAGTGAATTTcagggggaatcatttataaatagtgCCCTTTGTGTTACAAGCTCCTCTACTCTCTTCATTCTTCAATTGATTAGATAAAAATTTCTGAATCAGTCAGCTTTTTATTgatcattttctaatatttcaatacaattttgtttaaaaaaattgatcatATGAGGCTTTTTTCAGAAGTTCAATCAAGGTTTTTCCAATATGGATCACTTATTGAACAAGCATATGGCACATTGAATATTTGTAGTCGCCCTCAATTGAATAATTTCGATGTTGATTACATTATTGATCATCAATACCAATAAGAAAAGAATGACATGGTATATGCTTAAGATacggctatgtacacatgtcatatgATTTCAGCCTGATATAAATGATCAGGCTCATCTTGGGTGAGAATTTGGAATGCTGTACAGCAGTTGCCTGGCGTTGTTTGATGTATGCATGAACGACCAATGGTGAATGTCTGCTTTACAAGTCAGTGGAGCAGCAACCAGCAACACAGCATGGGGAGGTCTTATCATTagagtacataaatatttggacagagacaactttttttctaattttggttctgtacattaccacaattaattttaaatgaaacaactcagatgcagttggactgcagacttttagctttaattcagtgggttgaacaaaaaaatgtttgcataaatatgtgaggaactaaatcctttatttaccacaatcacttcatttcaggggctcaaaagtaattggacaaattaaaatgctgataataaaatgttccattctaatactttgttgaaaaccctttgctggcaatgacagcctgtagtcttgaactcatggacatcaccagatgctgggtttcctcctttttaatgctctgccaggcctttactgcagtggctttcagttgctttttgtttgtgggcctttctgcctgaagtttagtcttcaacaagtgaaatgcatgctcaattgggttcggatcaggtgactgacttggccattcaagaatattccacttctttgctttaataaactcctgggttgctttggctgtatgttttgggtcattgtccatctgtattatgaaacgcctcccaatcaatgtgactgcatttagctggatttgagcagacagtatgtctctgaacacctcagaattcattcggttgcttctgtcctgtgtcacatcatggataaacactagtgtcccagtgccatggcagccatgcacgcccaagccatcacagtgcctccgccatgttttacagataatgtggtaggctttggatcatgagctgttccacgccttctccacacttttttcttgccatcattctagtaaaggttgatcttggtttcatctgtccaaagaatgtttttccagaactgtggtggcctttttagatgtttttgagcaaagtccaatctagcatTTCTATTcatgaggcttatgagtggcttgtaccttgcagtgcaccctctgtatttactttcctgcagtcttctctttatggtagacttggatatcgatacgcctacttcctggagagtgttgttcacttagttgggtgttgtgaaggggtttctcttcaccatggaaatgattatgcgatcatccaccactgttgtggtgagtttcttctgtttttgcagcttcaggacggcttgtttcacctgcatggagagctcctttgatggCATGTTGtaatttttatgcaaactttttgttcaacccactgaagcacttaaagctgaaagtctgcggtTCAATTGCATCtcagtttttcatttaaaatgtgccACGACTGCTAATCAAttaaaatttaatgtacagaaccaaaattagaaaaaaagatgtctctgtccaaatacttatggacctaactgtatatacatatatacatatatatgtgtgtgtgttttgcctTTACAATGTCAGCTTTCTGAATTCAGGACAATCCTAAAAAACGAATTAAATCAAGGACGAGTGCGATTCATTTCTGAGGCTGATTATGCTGAAACAATAATAgagtacaaaaaaatgtaaaaaaaaaaaaaagaaatctcccaGAAATACCGGAGACAAAAGAGAAGCGCCAGGAGGATACACACACATTACACGGCGCAGAGACGTCTCCCCAGACACACGCCGTTCTCTTTACCATCATCGCTAAATTAGTCACATCAAAGTAGAATACCGATGAATTGTTCTTTGGTGCATTCTTTGTTACGTGCCGAGCGCACAATGCCAACTGCCGCCAGAGACTAAGATAGAACAATCCTCCTGGACCTGGGAGATTCACAATATCCATCTGCTGAGACTTTGctacttttctttccttttttgtttgttacttGTTAGCTCAGATTGTTCTTGTTTGTTggggacaggtcctctttacagaaatatgtcacaGGGTTTGATTGGTGGCAGCTGGTGAAAGACTTAAGAAAGAAATATTGGGTTGTGAGATTGGGAACCCGTCATGGTAAAAAAGGTAACGTGGTGCCCGTCGCATGCCAGGGTTGTCCTCATTCCTCAAAGGGAAGGATGGCACCATCTAGATGGAAGTGTTTAGGAATCTTCACCTTCagatccaaaaaaacaaacttctttgTTCAAATGTTGGGAAAGAAGTCATCA
This portion of the Pyxicephalus adspersus chromosome 8, UCB_Pads_2.0, whole genome shotgun sequence genome encodes:
- the LRRN1 gene encoding leucine-rich repeat neuronal protein 1; protein product: MDQRGVLALAVCQIVLGLLNSPLAESSSPVIECPQLCVCGNRPWFTPQSTYREAKTVDCNDLRLTRIPVNLSIDTQVLLLQSNNIERTNGELQQLANLTELDLSQNNITSIQDVGLSNLSQLTTLHLEENQIIEMTDYCLQDLTNLEELYINHNQLSSISPSAFSGLRNLLRLHLNSNKLRIIDSRWFEFTPNLEILMIGENPVIGILDLNFKPLSNLRSLVLAGMYLSDIPGNAFLGLDNLESLSFYDNKLSKVPQGALQKLPNLKFLDLNKNPIRKVQEGDFKNMLRLKELGINNMAELVSLDRYALDNLPELTKLEATNNPKLSYIHRSAFRNVPTLESLMLNNNALNSVYKGTVESLPNLREISIHSNPLRCDCVLHWMGSNQTTIRFMEPLSMFCALPPEYRGQPVKEALAQDPTGEQCLPMIAQDTFPSHLNLDLGMTVALDCRAMAEPEPEIYWVTPLGHKVTTETLSDKFHLSDEGTLQIKNVQVEDSGRYTCVAQNSEGADTRVATLRINGTLLDGSQALRLYVQQTEASSVLVSWKVSSSVLASNLKWSSATMRIDNPHITYTARVPADVHEYNLTHLQPATEYEVCLTVSGLHQQAQRACINVTTKGTSYSLAVTDQETSAALAAVMGSIFALISFASVSVYAAKRFQRKNYRHSLKKYMQKTSSIPLNELYPPLISLWEGDSEKDKEGTVEGKTSQVDTTRSYYMW